The Psychrobacillus sp. FSL K6-4046 DNA window AAGCAACTTTTATAGACGCTTCTTCTCCAAATATAGTAGCAGTTTGTCTGAAGCAATTGGTTCAAAAATTATAATTTGAAGTAATCAATAGCAACTTGCTTATCCTTGCCGATTTGTTCTTTAAGCTCTACAATTCCACTGAATTTTTGCTCAGCACGTATGCGCTTGTACCAATGGACTGCCACTTCTTCACCATAAATAGATTGGTCAAAGTTAATGATATGTACTTCAATAGACAATTTTTTTTCATCCGGATTATTGAATGTAGGCTTATATCCTACATTACACACTCCCTCATACCATTGCTCCTGCACACGTATCTTCACTGCGTAAACACCTATAGCCGGTATAAACTGACCTTCTTTTGGTTGAATATTAGCAGTAGGGAAATCAATCGTTCTTCCGCGCTTATCACCATGTACCACTACGCCTGTAAGCATAAATGGGCGACCTAAAAGTTCTTTTGCGTCTTCCACATTACCTTCTTTAAGTGCTCCACGTATTCTGGTAGAACTAATTTTATCGCCTTCCATTTCTTGTTTACCTACTACAGAAACAGAGTAGTCTCCAGCAGAAAGATCCGCCATATCCTTCATTGTCCCTTTACCAAAAGCACCAAAAGAAAAATCAAAGCCAGCTGTAACATGCTTTACATTAGCTCGTTTAATGAAAGATTCTATAAATTCAACTGGGGTTAGCTTTGCAAAGTCAGATGTAAATCTCACTACAAACAGTGTATCTACGTTCATTTGTTCCAGAATATCAATTTTCTGCTCCAAGGGAGTTATATAAAATACCTGTTCCTTCCTTCCACCTAAAACAAGAGAAGGATGTGGATCAAATGTCATTACAGCTGTTTTTAGATTCATTTCATTCCCTTTGTCCAAGGCTTCTTGAATGACAGCTCGATGACCTAAATGAACACCATCAAAAAAGCCGATTGCTAGGGAAAATTCTTCATTGTTCTTCATGTTATATAAATGGTTTGGATAAGATAAATGATAAACGTTCATATTATACTCCTTTTTCTGATGAAAACATTTTTTCTGGTTTCATCATACCATTTTTTGTTGGATGTTTAATATAAACTGCAACTGGTTGCCCTTCCTCTGTAAAAACAACTTTGTCATTGGTATTGAGGAGAGGATGTAACTCTAAGACGGCTCCATTCGCAATCCATTTCTTTAACGACTCATCCATTTCTTCAGATGGCCATTTAGCGAGTGCATGCTTAATAGGTAATATATTGTTATCCAATACACCCTCTTCCAAAGCTTCTTGTACCTCTTGAAGGGTTAAACAATGTGACTTAGTAAAGTTCCCTGATGCTGTACGAACAAGTGAAGACATATGTGCAGGATAACCTAAAAGTTCACCTATTTGTACTGCAAGTGTACGTATATATGTACCTTTACTGCAACCAATTTCTATTTGAAAGGAAATTTCTTGACCTGAAAAAAGATCATCTTCATCTAAAAGATTTAAATAATGTATAGTCACCTGTCTACTAGGTCGCTCTACCTCTTTACCTTCGCGGGCATATTCATATAACTTTTTACCATTCACTTTAACCGCAGAATACATTGGAGGAGTTTGAGTAATCTGTCCAGTCAGCTGTTGAAGGACACTTTTTATTTGATCAATAGAGAATTGTTTTTCACTTGAATCTACCTTTACTACGTCACCATCTGCATCCTCAGTAGTTGTAGATGATCCTATCGTTACAGTAGCTACATAGGTTTTTCCTTCATTCATTATATACTCGGATACTTTAGTAGCTTGACCAAGACAAATTGGCAATACACCTTCTACACTTGGATCTAATGTTCCTGTATGGCCAATCCGTTTCATCTTCAATATTTTGCGTAATTTAAAAACGCAGTCATGTGAGGTCATTCCTTTTTCTTTCCATAAAGGCAATATTCCTTCATACATCATGCTCACCCCATTTTTCAAAAATACACGAAAGAAGTCTGCTCAATTTAAGCAGACTTCTTTGTATTATGTGTTATTCCTCATTTGAAGATTGGTTAATCTGTCTTAATAGATTATCGATACGATTTCCATATGCTGCAGATTCATCAAACTCAAATAATAATTCTGGCGTTACACGTAATCTAATACGCTGTCCTATTTCCGAACGTATGAAGCCTTTAGCTTTTTCTAAAGCTCTTAAGGTATCGTTACGGTCTCCATCTAGTACGGTAATATAAATAGTCGCTTGTTGTAGGTCTCCTGTAACTGCTACATCTGTAACTGTTACAAATCCTATACGAGGATCCTTTAATTTACGTCCTATGATTTCACCTAACTCTTTTTTCATTTGTTCGGCAACTCGGTTCGCACGCATTGACATAATTGCTACACCTCATTTTCATCATAAATATTCTTTGTTGATTTCAATACATTCCCATTCAGGGTTAGATTCTAAAAACCTAATGGCCATCACTAGCTCGCGTTCGACCGCACGCTTGTCAGAAGCAATGGCAACTATTCCAACTTTGGTACGTTGCCACACATCCTGGTGATCTAACTCTGAAACAGAAACATTAAATTTTTGTTTGGTTCTAGTGAGCATACGTTGTAAAACTGCTCTTTTTTCTTTCAATGAATGTGCAGTAGGAATAAGAAATTCACACTCTGCATAGACAATCATTAGCGTTTAATTTCTTCCATAATGTAAGCTTCGATAATATCGTTTTCTTTTACATCATTAAAGTTTTTAATCGTTATCCCACACTCGTAGCCTTTTGCAACTTCTTTTGCATCGTCTTTAAAGCGTTTTAACGTATCTAATTCACCTTCAAAAATAACGATACCATCACGAATTACTCGCACTCCGCTATCACGTGTAATTTTACCTTCTGTTACATAGGATCCTGCGATAGTTCCTACTTTAGAAACTTTAAAGGTTTCACGAATCTCTGCTTGACCAATGATTTTCTCTTGGAATTCTGGATCCAATAGGCCTGTCATTGCAGCTTCGATTTCTTCAATTACTTTGTAGATAATACGGTGAAGACGAATATCAACACCCTCTTGTTCTGCTGCACGTTTAGCATTTGTATCTGGACGAACGTTAAATCCAATTACAATTGCATTGGAAGCAGCTGCAAGACTAATGTCTGATTCAGTAATTGCTCCTGCACCCGTGTGGATAATACGTACATTTACACCCTCAACTTCGATTTTCATAAGTGAAGCTGCCATCGCTTCCACAGTACCTTGAACGTCTGCTTTAACAATTAGGTTAAGTTCTTTCATTTCACCTTGTTTCATTTGATCAAACAAGTTATCTAATGTTACTCGTGATTTTTCAGAGCGTTGGCTCACTTGAGCATGAGAAGCACGCGTTTCCCCTACTTGACGAGCAGTTTTTTCATCTTCAAATACAACGAAACGGTCTCCTGCTTGTGGTACTTCGTTTAATCCTGTAATTTCCACAGGAGTAGAAGGACCTGCCTCTTTCACACGACGACCTAAATCATTGACCATTGCACGAACACGCCCAAAAGCATGCCCTACTACAATTGGATCTCCAACTTTTAATGTACCATCTTGAACTAATAACGTTGCAACAGAACCTCTACCTTTGTCTAATTGAGCTTCAATTACTGTTCCTAAAGCAAGACGTTTTGGGTTAGCTTTAAGCTCAGCAACCTCAGAAACAAGTAGAACCATTTCAAGTAGGTTGTCGATACCATCACCTTTTAAAGCAGAAATTGGTACGAAGATTGTGTCTCCACCCCATGCTTCTGGTACTAAACCGTGCTCTGTAAGCTCTTGCATTACGCGATCAGGATTAGCAGATGGTTTATCCATTTTGTTAACTGCTACGATAATTGGAACTTCAGCTGCTTTTGCATGGTTAATAGCTTCTACTGTTTGAGGCATTACACCATCATCAGCTGCTACTAC harbors:
- the rbfA gene encoding 30S ribosome-binding factor RbfA, yielding MSMRANRVAEQMKKELGEIIGRKLKDPRIGFVTVTDVAVTGDLQQATIYITVLDGDRNDTLRALEKAKGFIRSEIGQRIRLRVTPELLFEFDESAAYGNRIDNLLRQINQSSNEE
- a CDS encoding DUF503 family protein is translated as MIVYAECEFLIPTAHSLKEKRAVLQRMLTRTKQKFNVSVSELDHQDVWQRTKVGIVAIASDKRAVERELVMAIRFLESNPEWECIEINKEYL
- the truB gene encoding tRNA pseudouridine(55) synthase TruB translates to MYEGILPLWKEKGMTSHDCVFKLRKILKMKRIGHTGTLDPSVEGVLPICLGQATKVSEYIMNEGKTYVATVTIGSSTTTEDADGDVVKVDSSEKQFSIDQIKSVLQQLTGQITQTPPMYSAVKVNGKKLYEYAREGKEVERPSRQVTIHYLNLLDEDDLFSGQEISFQIEIGCSKGTYIRTLAVQIGELLGYPAHMSSLVRTASGNFTKSHCLTLQEVQEALEEGVLDNNILPIKHALAKWPSEEMDESLKKWIANGAVLELHPLLNTNDKVVFTEEGQPVAVYIKHPTKNGMMKPEKMFSSEKGV
- the infB gene encoding translation initiation factor IF-2, whose amino-acid sequence is MTKIRVHEYAKQINKSSKEVIEQLGKLNITVTNHMSTLEGDAVSKLDGIYKKGGAGNNSNSQQSKPANQGQRPSNQNQSRPASQGQQRPNNQNQSRPSSQGQQGQQRPSNQNQSRPASQGQQRPNNQNQSRPSSQGQSRPSNAGQSQQRPGSQSNTQGSNTQGSNNQPKKTFTNNNKPGGQNRPGGQNQNRPGGQNRPGGRFNKRRKGPTTPVQPPVPRKERELPERITFTESLTVTELAKKLGREPAEIIKKLFLLGVMATINQELDKDAIELICADYGVEVEEEIKIDITDLEVHFEAPVEEDAANMGERPPVVTIMGHVDHGKTTLLDSIRHTKVTAGEAGGITQHIGAYQVVDNGKKITFLDTPGHAAFTTMRARGAKITDLTILVVAADDGVMPQTVEAINHAKAAEVPIIVAVNKMDKPSANPDRVMQELTEHGLVPEAWGGDTIFVPISALKGDGIDNLLEMVLLVSEVAELKANPKRLALGTVIEAQLDKGRGSVATLLVQDGTLKVGDPIVVGHAFGRVRAMVNDLGRRVKEAGPSTPVEITGLNEVPQAGDRFVVFEDEKTARQVGETRASHAQVSQRSEKSRVTLDNLFDQMKQGEMKELNLIVKADVQGTVEAMAASLMKIEVEGVNVRIIHTGAGAITESDISLAAASNAIVIGFNVRPDTNAKRAAEQEGVDIRLHRIIYKVIEEIEAAMTGLLDPEFQEKIIGQAEIRETFKVSKVGTIAGSYVTEGKITRDSGVRVIRDGIVIFEGELDTLKRFKDDAKEVAKGYECGITIKNFNDVKENDIIEAYIMEEIKR
- the ribF gene encoding riboflavin biosynthesis protein RibF; the encoded protein is MNVYHLSYPNHLYNMKNNEEFSLAIGFFDGVHLGHRAVIQEALDKGNEMNLKTAVMTFDPHPSLVLGGRKEQVFYITPLEQKIDILEQMNVDTLFVVRFTSDFAKLTPVEFIESFIKRANVKHVTAGFDFSFGAFGKGTMKDMADLSAGDYSVSVVGKQEMEGDKISSTRIRGALKEGNVEDAKELLGRPFMLTGVVVHGDKRGRTIDFPTANIQPKEGQFIPAIGVYAVKIRVQEQWYEGVCNVGYKPTFNNPDEKKLSIEVHIINFDQSIYGEEVAVHWYKRIRAEQKFSGIVELKEQIGKDKQVAIDYFKL